Below is a genomic region from Prochlorococcus marinus str. MIT 0918.
CTTGATTCCATTCTTAAATAAATACGATTGAAATAACTGTATTCCTAGTATTAGGATACAATTTTTTTATAATTATATATTAATCCTTCCGCTTAGTTTGTATGAATATATTATTTTTTTATAATCAAGACAAATATTTTTTATAGATATATAATCATTGATTCACCTAGCTATATTTTACTTTCTAATAAAGTGAAGTCGCAAATCAATCATATAGGAATAAGGCAGGCTAGAGAGCAAGGCTTTAGATATAAGCGCCTTATATTCTCTGGAATTTTTCAAGCTAATAATACAACAAAGAAAAATATTGATTGCGAAGGAACTTTTTATCAATGGACTAATGAGACTGCTATAAAATGGATTCATGCCAGGGTTAAGGAACAAAAAGAAGGAAGGAAAGTTCACATCGTTTGTAATTGCTGTGACTTTAGAGATATTGAACTTACTAAAATACACAAAATCAAAACGAATGATGATTGCTTAAGAGTTAATCCATCTTGTTATGGTGATGAAATTGTCGAATTAATTAAATCTCTAGCTTGAATTTTTATTAGTTCCAAAAAAACTAATTAGGGTTTTTAAACTTCTTATGTTTGATACTAAAGAACTATAGGTGTGATTTTTTTACATCCATTTATAAGACGTTTATTTTATCTGAAAGTGTGCTTATTTTAATTAAGACCATAGAGATTTTTTTGCTTTTTTTAAATGCAAGACTTATCTAGCATTAGCTAGTACTTGGTTAGCTAATATGATTAGCAAAAATTTAAGAATATTAGTAAGTAATGCGCATGGCAATTATTTATCGATTTGATAGATTAATAGTATGAACTTGGGTCAATTGCCATGAATACAACCCTTAATCAAATTAGCTCTCTAGAGAATAGGGAAGCTATTGACGAGTATTTTGAATGTACAACTTATTGTTCACTCACTGAAAAAGAACAAGACTGTAAGACAATTTGTATGGAGAGACATCTTAAGGGAAATTATTTTTAAAATCATTAATTTCAAGAATTATTGAAAATCAAAGTTAAGACAATAGTAAGTCTAAAGCAAATACTCAAAATAAGCTGCTAAATTTATTAGCGGCTTATTTTGATTTTATTTATTCATTATAAATTTTGATCATTTTCCCTGATTGGTAAAACTCTTTAATGTTTATTTATTCAGCATTTTCAAATTGCTTGGCAAGTTTAAAAGCTTTACGAATAATTAAAACGAATCCATAAATCCCAGCAACTGTAGGAACAATGATTAAAGGATTGGGACTGTAGTCCGCATAGTTCTTAACTCCTTCAACATATTCAACCCCTGAGCATTGAAGATATCCAAAACTTGTAAGAACTATTCCCCATCCAATAAGTGAGAGGAATCCAGCTTTTTTATCGCCTTCGTAGAAACGATCTAGCCCTAAGCCCCATCCCAGGGAAAGAAATATTAATCTAAGAAAAGCATTTTTTTCTTGTTTACGAAGCATTAGATCAAAAGATAACTTTTAATATATTAAAAGATTTTTTTTAATTTGTAGTGCAAAGAACTTTCAGATCTCCTCATATTAGTTTGAGAGGTTCTTGAAAACTAAGTTTAAAGAGTATGAAGAATTAGGGTTGATGTAGTTTTTATGGGGCTCATAGAGTGAAAAAAGCTAATTTTGTTTCGGATTAGATTTAGTGATATTCTTTAGACTTTCAATAAAAAATGGCAGAAAGGTTCCGTACATTATTTGGAATGAAATTTCAGATTGAGATGATTTAAAGCCTATAACTATGATTAGATGATTAGTTTTAAAAGGGTTTAAGCCTTTTTATAACTGCTTGTGACTTGTTCATCTGTAATTTGTTTTCTTTGAACTCAGTGAGTTTTAAGGCTTATAAAGTTTTTCGTTTACAGTTGGTTTTGAGATGGGTGGGGTGGTCGCGATTTGAATTGAAAGACTTTTTTATTTCATCTAATCTATTACTAAATAATTGTAGTCAATGACAGGTCTTTTCTTTTTACTATTCAAGCCAGTATTGTTTTTGATTTTAAAAAAGTTTTTTAAGAAGCAAATGAAAGCATGGATTGTTTCTGCTTTAGAATGGCTTGCCCTTCAAACAGATAATGAAATTGATGATGCAATAGTCAAAAAGGTGAAAGGTGCTATGAAGTTAGGCGTTGTTTGATTCTTCCTTAGAATGAAAAAGCGACCCTGTGCAGAAAGGTCGCCTTATGTTTCCTATTTCATATAAGCACTTCTATTAGTTATAGGCCTCGTAACTAATACTCAAAATAAGCTATGACTTTTCACGATTGTTCTCCTTCATAAATTAATTTGGTTGTTGCTGAGAGATTTGTAGAGAGCACTTATCCCTTAGTACTACTAAATGGTTAACAATAAATTTCATAGAAACCTCGGCTTCTAATCATGTTTAATGAATTTATTTGAAAACCCCGACAGTGAAGATATCTACGACTTTGTTTTAACCATTTTATTGAGCTCTTAGTAGGTTCTTGCTATTAAAGTGTTTCTCTTGAACTGTATTCGATTATCTTCCTGAAGATTACTTTTTAATAGGCAATTTATTCGAGACCTTTTACTATGAGCATATCTCCCTGCTTTAGGTACAGTTTTTCTAAGGAATCAGAAGAAATCAATGAATGATCATATGTCTAGAGATAGCAACTGTTATAAAATAAGAAATTTCCTTTAAAACAAACTTGTTTGAGAAGTTTGTTGTTTAATGATTTGTTCGGATTTCCATGGTTTTGGATTCCAACCACACAACATAGATTGTAGTGTTTTAAGTTCAAGCCCATTTTTAAATGAATCTAGCCAATAGTCTTCTAATCCATTTGGGATGATAACTGGCATTCGACTATGTAAGGGTTTTATTAATTTGTTTGGTTCAGTAGTTAAAACGCAACAACTTTCAATTTCACTCCCATCAGGTGACATCCACCTATTCCAAATGCCTCCTAACCAAAAAGTTTGTTTATCTATTCTGCATATGCGGTGACCTTTTTCAAAGAATCCACTCGCAGGGATGAGACATCTTTTGTTTTTCCAGCTTCCTTTAAATAATTTTTTCTCACCAACAGTTTCAGCCCTTGCATTAAAAGGTTTAGCTATCCCCTTATGGAAAGGGTCTTTAGCCCATTCAGCGATAAAACTCCAAAGCATTATTGAAGTACTTACTTTGATTTCTTTTTTTAGTACAAGGACATGGTCCGTAGGTCTGATTAACTTTTGTGGTGTGTAGTTTTCTTCGAAACCTTTAGGGAGGCTTTGCTTTAAAAGCGACGGTAGGTTTGAGAATGTAGTTGTTAGTTCATACCTACTACACATAATTCAGCTGGGGTAAACAATTGGTTATGACGAGCAATTAACACTAGAACTTATGGTAAGAATTAAACTGATAATAATACAAGTCATGAGTAGGAAAATAGTTGTTGGTTTCTTTAGCTCCTTCAGAAGAAAACATTAGAAAAAGCTTCGTCACTATTATTTCGTAGTAATTAAGAGGATCCTGAGGAATAAGGAGGTTTTGCCTAGAGCTTACTCACTGATTTTTAGGATTGTTTTTTAACTCGTCGCCTTCAGTATCAAGATTCATACGAAGAAAGGTTTTAGGTTTTGATCAACTTTTATTTAGCTTTATTTGGCCTAGTTATGGAAGTATGGTTGTAAAATTAATGTATATAAAGAGACTAATGATTTAAGAAAAGATTTGGTGTGAAAAAGAAGTCTTTCATTGTTGGAATATTTCTTGCATTAGTTTTTGCAGGAGGATTAGTTATTTATTATAAAAATTACCCTTCAACAGAAATAAGACAGAAGATATCTGTCGAGGGGATGTTCTTAGATTAAGTAAATGTTTTTTGATTTTGATGAAATAGAAAAGTAGATAAAACGAGTTTCAGCCTATAAAAGAAAAATAAATACCCAAAATAATTCAAATAAACTTTTTGTTTTATTGAAAGAGGTTGCGTATTGGGCAAGACTTTAGATCATTTCTGAGGTATGTATATAAAACATTTTTCTAAATCACTTTCTTCTATGAATTTAGCCAAGAAGTGCTCATTAAAAAGCCACTCTAAAAGAGTGGCTAGAGATAATTTTAAGTTGGGTGTCAAAAAGAGCGATTTTAAGCAAGTTTAGCTGCGGCCTTAGCAGGTGCTCTTTTAGCACGTCTAGCTTTCCTTGGCTTAACTGTTGCCGCTGGAGTAGCTTTTTTAGCCACAGCTTTCTTAGCAGCAGGCTTATTAGAAGCTTTTTTATTTGCAGTTGTTTTTTTAACAGCAGGCTTCTTTGGAGTAGATTTCTTAGCTGTAGAACCTTTGCGTGTGCGGTGTGCTAGAAGCATTGCCCACTCTTCAGCAGAAACATTGGCAGGCTTATTGCCATGGGCCTCTGATTGTTTAGCAGCTTTCTCGATATCTTTGATCAGATTCTTCCAGGAAGAGGCATAACGCTTGTCAGATTGAGATTTCGCACCACTTTCTACAAGCGATTCAACTACACCTTGCGGGGTAATTTTTTTACGTCTGCGGTTAAAGATTTCTTTTTGGAGGGTTGCAATCATAGCTTCTGCCTTCGCTGAAATCTTGATGGTTAGTTGAGACATGTAAGGTAGTTAACTCTTATTTCTAACCTCTACTACATTGAGGGGTTATTTATCAAATCGTTTACAGTATCTTTGTTATGTATTAAAGAAGACCTATTCATGAGTGCTGATAGTAATTGCGCAGTAAACAATTGTTCCAAAAAACAATGCAATTGCTATTATCCTTGCGATTTATTTAAAGATTTACTTGCTCCTAGCTTAGATCATAACCCCGTACCTACTAGCGATCCCAGCTATATCTTCTAATGAAAGATCTTCAAAGTAACTCCTTAAACATTTGTATGTATTGAAATAGGAATTAATTGTCTCCTTGCGAGTTTCATCGTGTCTATGCATTGCTAAGGAGATCTTGAGAGCGAGTTGATCTTTGGTCATTTGTTAAGAAGCTTTGGGATAGACATCAAGGATTTTTCCTGGTTTTTATATTTTTGAAAAAATTTATTCCTTAGATGAGTGATCTGTAAATAAGAGGTTGATGAGTAAGAGAAATTAGAAGTGTGTGGCAATTTTTATCGCGTTAATACAAAAATGTATGCAATTT
It encodes:
- a CDS encoding SOS response-associated peptidase; this translates as MCSRYELTTTFSNLPSLLKQSLPKGFEENYTPQKLIRPTDHVLVLKKEIKVSTSIMLWSFIAEWAKDPFHKGIAKPFNARAETVGEKKLFKGSWKNKRCLIPASGFFEKGHRICRIDKQTFWLGGIWNRWMSPDGSEIESCCVLTTEPNKLIKPLHSRMPVIIPNGLEDYWLDSFKNGLELKTLQSMLCGWNPKPWKSEQIIKQQTSQTSLF